TCGGATGCAACGAAGGTGACGGAGCTTCGCAACGATGAAATTCACACGTTCGAAATTACGCCGGAGGAGCTGGGCTTGAAGCGTTACCCGATCTCGGAGGCTGTTGGCGGCGATGCTGCAGTGAACGCTTCGATTATTCGCGGCGTGCTCGAGGGTAAGCAGGGAGCTTGCCGCGATATTGTGCTTGCGAATGCGGGTGCATGCTTCTATGTGACAGGAAGAGCAGAATCGCTCGTGGAAGGCGTGAAGCTGGCCGCAGAGACGATTGACAGTGGGAAGGCACTGAATAAGCTGAATCAACTAGTACAATGTACGGAGGACGTGAGCCATGTTTCTTGATCGAATTGTAGCGACGAAGCAGCAGGAGGTCGCAGCGCTGAAGGAGACCGTAACGATCGCTGAGCTTGAGCGTCAAATCGCCGACATGCCAGCATGTCTCGGATTCGAGCGTGCGATTAGCGAGCGGGCGAACCGTTCCATGGGACTGATCGCCGAGGTGAAGAAGGCATCGCCTTCGAAGGGCTTGATCCGCGAGGACTTCGAGCCTGTGCTGCTGGCGAAGGCGTATGAGTCTGCGGGCGCCGATTGCATCTCGGTGCTGACCGATGTGCAATATTTTCAAGGTGCGAATGAATACTTAAGCCGAGTGCGTGAAGCGGTCAATGTGCCGCTGCTGCGCAAAGATTTCACCATTGACCCGATTCAGATCTATGAGGCACGTGCGATCGGAGCTGATGCGATACTGCTGATCGCTGCTATTCTGACGACTGAGCAGATGAAGGAGTACCAATCGATCGCCCGCAGCATCGGGCTGGATGTGCTCATCGAGGTGCATGACCGTGAGGAGCTTGATCGTGTGTTAACGCTAGAGCCTTCGCTCGTTGGTATTAACAACCGGAACTTGAAGACGTTCGTTACGGATCTCGGCACGACCGAGGAGTTGGCCAAGCACGTTCCAGCTGGCGTTACAATCGTAAGCGAGAGCGCGATCTCGAAGCCGGAGGAGATTGCATGGCTGCATCAGGTGGGTGCTAGAGCCGTCCTGATCGGCGAGCACTTCATGCGCCAGCCTGTCGTCACCGATGCGGTTCACGACTTGATGGGACCGATGGTGAACGGCGCTGCTGCCGTGAAGGAGTAGCGGCGATGGCGTTGGTCAAAATATGCGGCATTCTGTCCGCTGAAATGGCGGAGCATGTAGCGAAGCTTGAGGTCGATTATATCGGCTTCGTCTTCGCGCGCAGTAAGCGGCAAGTAAGTGCAGCTCAAGCAGCCGAAATGATACGCTCGATTCGATCTGCAAGTCCGGAGCGTAAGGTGAAGGCTGCTGGCGTGTTCGTCAATCCAACTCTTGAGGAGCTGGATGCAATCGTGTCCGAAGCTCCCCTCGATGTTGTGCAGCTTCACGGGCAGGAATCGGCAAATTATTGCCGTGAGGTGAAGTCGCGCTATGGCGCGTATGGCATCGAGGTTATCAAGGTGTTCTCGCTGAGCACGGCTGGAGCTGCGAGCGTGGGTGAAGAAGGCGCTGTAGAGGCAGAAGCGGAGTCCGATTCTTATGAGTCGGCTGCGAATAAGCTGCTGGAGCCGTATCGCGATGCGGTGGACGGCGTGCTGCTGGACACCTTCGATCCGCTCTACGGTGGCGGCTCGGGCAAGACGTTCGCCTGGGATGCGATTCCACCCTATCAAGCTTGGTGCCGTGAGGCTGGTGTGCCGCTCCTTGTCGCAGGTGGCTTGCTGCCTGATAACGTGAGCGGACTGCTGGAGCAATATCGTCCAGATGGAGTAGACGTATCAAGCGGTGTCGAAACGGATGGAACGAAGGATTTATCCAAAATTATAACGTTCGTCGAAAGGGTGAAATCGATTGTTTAACGGACCAGATGAGCATGGCCGCTTCGGTAAATTCGGCGGTCGATACGTGCCAGAGACGCTGATGAATGCGTTGATCGAGCTCGAGCAAGCATTCAAGTCGCACACGAAGGAAGAGAAATTCATTCAAGAGCTGCATTATTGGTTGCACCGTTATTCAGGCAGACCGACATCGCTCTATTATGCGGGCCGTCTGACCGAGCACCTCGGCGGTGCGAAAATATATTTAAAGCGTGAGGATCTTAACCATACGGGCGCACACAAAATTAACAACGCGCTCGGACAAGGCCTGCTGGCGAAGTGGATGGGCAAAAAGAAAATTATTGCCGAAACTGGAGCAGGTCAGCACGGTGTAGCTACAGCTACGGTCGCTGCGTTATTCGGCTTCGAGTGTAAGGTGTTCATGGGTGAGGAGGATACGAAGCGTCAGCAGCTGAACGTGTTCCGTATGAACCTGCTGGGCACAGAGGTCGTACCGGTCAAATCAGGCACACGGACACTGAAGGATGCGTGTAACGAAGCGCTGCGCTATTGGGTTAGCCACGTGGATGACACGTATTACATCCTCGGATCGGCAACGGGTCCGCATCCGTACCCGATGATGGTGCGCGACTTCCAGCGCATTATCGGCGACGAGGCGCGTAAGCAAATAGTCGAGCTCGAGAATCGTCTGCCTGATACGATCATTGCTGCAGTTGGCGGCGGTAGCAACGCCATTGGAATGTTCTACCCGTTCCTGCAGGACGAGAGCGTTCATCTTGTTGGTGTCGAGGCGGCCGGTCACGGTGTCGATACAGACAAGCACGCGGCGACGATGACGAAGGGAACGATGGGCGTCTTCCAAGGCTCGTACAGCTACCTGCTGCAGGATGAGTACGGTCAAGTCGTTGAGCCGCACTCGATCTCTGCCGGACTCGACTATCCGGGTATTGGACCTGAGCATTCACATCTGAAGTATACAGGCCGTGCCGAGTATGTACCGATTACGGACCAGGAGGCTCTTGATGCGCTTCAGCTGCTGAGCCGCACGGAGGGCATTATTCCTGCTCTTGAGAGTGCTCATGCGATTGCCGAGACGATCAAGCGTGCGCCGCAAATGAGCAAGGACCAGGTCATCGTCGTCAGCTTGTCCGGCCGTGGCGATAAGGACGTGGAAGCCATTATGAAATATTTAGGGGGGAACGTCCGTGAATCGCATTGATCAAAGGTTCGCCGAGCTTCGTGATAAAAAAGAGGCAGCCTTCATTCCTTTCATCTCCGTCGGAGATCCGGATCTGCGGACGTCCGTCGATATTATTAAAACATTAGAGGAAGCCGGAGCTGCTATGGTCGAGCTCGGCGTTCCTTACTCCGATCCGCTAGCGGACGGTCCGGTCATTCAGCGCTCCTCCATGCGCGCGCTGTCGAACGCGAGAATCTCGATTCTTGATGTCATCGAGACGGCGAAGCAAGCGCGCAGCGAAGGCTGCGAGCTGCCGTTCATTCTGTTCACGTACTTCAACCCGGTGCTTCAGGTTGGTCTGGATCGTATATTCCCGCTGCTGCAGGAAGCGAGCATTAGCGGGCTCATTATTCCGGACCTGCCGATGGAGGAGGACGAGGAGGTTCGGGCAGGCGCTGCCGCTCACGGACTTCACCTTATTCCTCTCGTTGCTCCGACGTCGAATGAGCGGGTGAAGCGTATCTCCTCGAGAGCGAGCGGGTTCGTCTACTGCGTATCGTCGCTGGGCGTTACAGGTACGCGAACAGAGTTTTTCTCCGGCATCGATGACTTCTTGTCTACGGTCAAGAGCTCGACCGACCTGCCGATTGCGATCGGCTTCGGGATCTCGACGCGCGAGCAATATAGCCGCTTCGCTGAGAAGTGCGATGGCATTGTGGTCGGAAGCGCACTCGTTCGTCAAATCGAAGAATCGTTGCCATTGTTAACAAACTCGGATACGAAATCGGAAGGCCTCTTGCAAATTCATAAATTTGTGAGAGAATTAATAGGAAACTGAACACAGAACAGTTATTAACATCGATTGTTGAGGTGACCTATTACGTGCAACCCAAAGCTAATATTGTACATCTTCCGGTGTATCAGCCGGGAAAGCCTATTGATGAAGTGAAGCGTGAGCTTGGATTGACCGAAGTCATCAAGCTCGCTTCGAATGAAAATCCGTTCGGCTGCTCGCCGAAGGCGAAGGAAGCGATTATCGCTGCCGTTGAGCAGTCGAGCATATATCCGGACGGAGGCGCGGTCGACCTGACGAAGGCGGTAGCTGAGCAGCTTGGCGTTCAGCCGAACCAGATCATCTTCGGAGCGGGCTCTGATGAAGTGATCTTGATGATTGCCCGTGCGTTCTTGACGTCTCAGGACGAGACGATCACCGCGTCCCCTACATTCCCGCAGTATAAACATAATGCGGAGGTCGAAGGGGCTACGGTCATCGAGGTGCCTGTCGATTCTGAAGGTAAGCATGACCTTGCAGCGATGCTGGCGAAGGTGAACGAGAAGACGAAGATCGTCTGGCTGTGCAATCCGAACAATCCGACCGGTACGATGCTGACAGAGGAAGAGGTTGTCGGCTTCCTGAACGCGGTGCCAGACCGCATCATGGTTGTCCTTGATGAGGCGTATGCCGAGTATAATGTGAGCGGCGCTTATCCAGACAGCATTAAGCTGCTTGATCAGTACCGGAACATCGTCGTATTGCGTACGTTCTCCAAAATATTCGGTCTCGCTTCGTTGCGTATCGGCTACGGCGTTGGACATCCAGACGTCATTCGTTCGATCAACCAGGTACGTGAGCCTTTCAATACGACAGGCTTCGCGCAGAAGGCAGCGCTCGCTGCTGTGCACGATACGTCATTCATCGAATCATGCCGCGAGGCGAACGCCAAGGGCATCGCACAGCTGAACGCAGCCTTTGACGAGCTGGGACTGTCTTACTTCGAGGCACACGGCAACTTCGTTATGGTCGATGTACAGCGTCCGGGGACAGAAGTGTTCCAGAGCTTGCTGCGCAAGGGCATCATCGTCCGTCACGATCCGAGCTGGGGCTATCCGACCCGTATCCGCGTCACGGTCGGTAGTGTGGAGCAGAATGATAAATTCCTTGATGCGCTGAAGCTGGCGCTGAACGAAGTAGCGGTTTCATGACGAAAATCACCATCTTTGGAGTCGGGCTGATCGGTGGCTCACTGGCTTTGTCCTTCAAGGGAAAGCCGGATCTGTACGTCGTCGGTCATTCCAACAATCCAAGCTCGGTTGATAAATATTTAAAACGTGAGGTCGTCGATCATGCGACGACCTCGATTGAGGAAGCGGCTGCGGATGCCGACTTCATTTTTATTTGTGTGCCGGTCGGCAACCTGGAGGAGTATCTACTTAAGCTCTCCGCCCTGCCGCTGAAGCCAGGCTGTATCATTACAGATGTGGGCAGCACGAAGGCCTCCATCGCAGCGTGCGCGTCGGGTATTGAGCTGCCGAATGCATACTTCATCGGGGGCCATCCGATGGCGGGCAAGGAGAAGTCCGGCGTCGAGGCGGCCAGCTCACTGCTCTTCGAGAATGCGTTCTATGTGCTTACACCAGACTCTAAGACGCCTCAGGGGGCTGTGGATCGTCTGAAGAGTCTGTTGAAGCATACAGGTGCCCAACTGGTTACAGTCGATCCTGATCATCACGATGAGATCGTCGGTGCGATCAGCCATCTGCCTCATATTATTGCGGTTGCACTCGTCAATCAGATCGCCCGCTACAATGAGACTAATGAGCTGTATCAGATGCTAGCAGCAGGCGGCTTCCGCGACATTACGCGAATCGCCTCCGGCGACCCAATCATCTGGCGCGACATCTTGATCAGCAATCGTCATGTGATGCTGCAGCTGCTGAAGGACTGGAATGAGGAGATCAGCGGCTTCATTCGACTGATTGAGGAGAAGAACGGGGACGGCATTGAGCAAGCGTTCAGCCGTGCGGGCAAATTCCGCAGCGGCTTGCCGGAGCGTCGCAAGGGTGTCATTCATTCGTTCTACGATATCTATGTCGATGTACCGGATCATCCTGGCGTCATCGGTCAAATTACGATGCTGCTTGGCAGCCACAAGGTGAATCTGAGCAACATTCAAATTATCGAGAGCCGGGAGGACATCCCTGGTGCGCTGCGTCTATCGTTCCGCGAGGAAGCGGATATGGACAAGGCGCTCGAGCTGTTGAAGCAGGACTACGCGGTTTACGTGTAGTTCTGTTTTTCTCTTTATCTGGGCTTGTTTAAAAAATTAAAACGTTTTCAAAAAAGTGGTTGACATTTTGTAACCGTATACATATAATAAAAGTACAGTATGGTTTCTCTCCACTCCTATCCGAATACTCGCACAGATTGTGCAGCCGCCTGATTGTCAGGCGGTCTTTTTTTGTTCCCTCCGCAAAAAAGAAGGATTTTTGCCATTCAATGGCGAATTATTACTAACGTTTTACATGAGAATATTTTCTTCAATGAATGACCGCAACTTTTTACCGCCGCGGCAGTACAAACAAATAGAGTCGCGGGGTAAGCGGGAATCACAAGGAGGGTCGCTCTGGATGACCGATTCCCATTTAATCCGAGAAATTAAGGATGGCAACGTTCAGCTCTATAATGAACTCATGCGCCGATATGAGCGTAAAATTTTGGCGTTTATTTATCATATGCTCAAGAGCGCCCAACTGGAGTCAATGGCTGAAGACCTGTGCAACGAGACGTTCTACAAGGCGTACCGCAGTCTGCATTCTTTCCGCGAGGTGGAAGCGACCTTCTCGACATGGCTATATACAATTGCTCGCAATACGGTTCTGAGCGAGCTACGCAAGCATAAGAACGTGAAGGTGTCGCTTGAAGAAAGCGGGTACACACCTCCGGTATCGCTGGACGCTCTGCCGGAGCAGTCTGTGCTTCGCAATGAGAAAGTATCGCTCGTTCGCGAGGCCATTAATAATTTACCAGAGAAGCAGCGCAGCGCACTAATACTGCGGGAGTACGACCAGTTGGACTATCAAGAGATTGCTAATATATTGGGGCAGACGGTCAGTTCGGTGAAGTCGCTTTTGTTCAGAGCGAGAGCGAGTGTCAAGCTTCAACTGGAGCCTTACTTTGTAGAGCCAATCATCGAAGAGTACGAGGGGGTGAGTCGACATTGAAGTGTGAGCATGTCCAGGAGCTGTTAGCTGTGTACTGGGATTTGAAGGAAGAAGATCCGGAGCGCCGTGCTGTGGATGAGCATCTTGTAGAGTGCGAGGCGTGCGCCGAGGAGTTCATGATATGGCAAGAAAGCATGACGTTAATTCGCGAAGTTCCAGCCGCTGAGCTGCAGGAGTCCCGAATGGGTGTGAGCTCCAGTGTAATGAGCCGCATTTATGCTGAGGAGTCGTGGCGGGTACCTGTAGCGGACCGCTTTTATCATTTCTCAGGGAAGCTGAGACGTAACTTCATGGCTTCCATTGCAGCATGCTTGCTCGTGTTTGCGTTTACGTTCTGGGTGTCGATCATGCAGGAGCCATCGTACGAGCCGGCTACATCGCAATCGAGCGTATTCGGACGCATCGGCGATCCAGCTGTCGCGGCAGGCGGTCAACAGGAGTCGATGAACGTGCACGCGATGCCAACGGCTGTTGCAAGCCTCAAGGGGTTCAATCAGCCAGTCGCGTATCAGATCGGGCCGATTCATACGTTGAAGGATTATTTATTATTCGTTTCGTTGCTTGGCTTG
Above is a genomic segment from Paenibacillus sp. YYML68 containing:
- the trpC gene encoding indole-3-glycerol phosphate synthase TrpC; its protein translation is MFLDRIVATKQQEVAALKETVTIAELERQIADMPACLGFERAISERANRSMGLIAEVKKASPSKGLIREDFEPVLLAKAYESAGADCISVLTDVQYFQGANEYLSRVREAVNVPLLRKDFTIDPIQIYEARAIGADAILLIAAILTTEQMKEYQSIARSIGLDVLIEVHDREELDRVLTLEPSLVGINNRNLKTFVTDLGTTEELAKHVPAGVTIVSESAISKPEEIAWLHQVGARAVLIGEHFMRQPVVTDAVHDLMGPMVNGAAAVKE
- the trpA gene encoding tryptophan synthase subunit alpha, whose translation is MNRIDQRFAELRDKKEAAFIPFISVGDPDLRTSVDIIKTLEEAGAAMVELGVPYSDPLADGPVIQRSSMRALSNARISILDVIETAKQARSEGCELPFILFTYFNPVLQVGLDRIFPLLQEASISGLIIPDLPMEEDEEVRAGAAAHGLHLIPLVAPTSNERVKRISSRASGFVYCVSSLGVTGTRTEFFSGIDDFLSTVKSSTDLPIAIGFGISTREQYSRFAEKCDGIVVGSALVRQIEESLPLLTNSDTKSEGLLQIHKFVRELIGN
- a CDS encoding prephenate dehydrogenase, with the protein product MTKITIFGVGLIGGSLALSFKGKPDLYVVGHSNNPSSVDKYLKREVVDHATTSIEEAAADADFIFICVPVGNLEEYLLKLSALPLKPGCIITDVGSTKASIAACASGIELPNAYFIGGHPMAGKEKSGVEAASSLLFENAFYVLTPDSKTPQGAVDRLKSLLKHTGAQLVTVDPDHHDEIVGAISHLPHIIAVALVNQIARYNETNELYQMLAAGGFRDITRIASGDPIIWRDILISNRHVMLQLLKDWNEEISGFIRLIEEKNGDGIEQAFSRAGKFRSGLPERRKGVIHSFYDIYVDVPDHPGVIGQITMLLGSHKVNLSNIQIIESREDIPGALRLSFREEADMDKALELLKQDYAVYV
- a CDS encoding phosphoribosylanthranilate isomerase, producing MALVKICGILSAEMAEHVAKLEVDYIGFVFARSKRQVSAAQAAEMIRSIRSASPERKVKAAGVFVNPTLEELDAIVSEAPLDVVQLHGQESANYCREVKSRYGAYGIEVIKVFSLSTAGAASVGEEGAVEAEAESDSYESAANKLLEPYRDAVDGVLLDTFDPLYGGGSGKTFAWDAIPPYQAWCREAGVPLLVAGGLLPDNVSGLLEQYRPDGVDVSSGVETDGTKDLSKIITFVERVKSIV
- a CDS encoding RNA polymerase sigma factor, which translates into the protein MTDSHLIREIKDGNVQLYNELMRRYERKILAFIYHMLKSAQLESMAEDLCNETFYKAYRSLHSFREVEATFSTWLYTIARNTVLSELRKHKNVKVSLEESGYTPPVSLDALPEQSVLRNEKVSLVREAINNLPEKQRSALILREYDQLDYQEIANILGQTVSSVKSLLFRARASVKLQLEPYFVEPIIEEYEGVSRH
- the hisC gene encoding histidinol-phosphate transaminase encodes the protein MQPKANIVHLPVYQPGKPIDEVKRELGLTEVIKLASNENPFGCSPKAKEAIIAAVEQSSIYPDGGAVDLTKAVAEQLGVQPNQIIFGAGSDEVILMIARAFLTSQDETITASPTFPQYKHNAEVEGATVIEVPVDSEGKHDLAAMLAKVNEKTKIVWLCNPNNPTGTMLTEEEVVGFLNAVPDRIMVVLDEAYAEYNVSGAYPDSIKLLDQYRNIVVLRTFSKIFGLASLRIGYGVGHPDVIRSINQVREPFNTTGFAQKAALAAVHDTSFIESCREANAKGIAQLNAAFDELGLSYFEAHGNFVMVDVQRPGTEVFQSLLRKGIIVRHDPSWGYPTRIRVTVGSVEQNDKFLDALKLALNEVAVS
- a CDS encoding anti-sigma factor family protein yields the protein MKCEHVQELLAVYWDLKEEDPERRAVDEHLVECEACAEEFMIWQESMTLIREVPAAELQESRMGVSSSVMSRIYAEESWRVPVADRFYHFSGKLRRNFMASIAACLLVFAFTFWVSIMQEPSYEPATSQSSVFGRIGDPAVAAGGQQESMNVHAMPTAVASLKGFNQPVAYQIGPIHTLKDYLLFVSLLGLTSTLLIMNWLSRTRQ
- the trpB gene encoding tryptophan synthase subunit beta; amino-acid sequence: MFNGPDEHGRFGKFGGRYVPETLMNALIELEQAFKSHTKEEKFIQELHYWLHRYSGRPTSLYYAGRLTEHLGGAKIYLKREDLNHTGAHKINNALGQGLLAKWMGKKKIIAETGAGQHGVATATVAALFGFECKVFMGEEDTKRQQLNVFRMNLLGTEVVPVKSGTRTLKDACNEALRYWVSHVDDTYYILGSATGPHPYPMMVRDFQRIIGDEARKQIVELENRLPDTIIAAVGGGSNAIGMFYPFLQDESVHLVGVEAAGHGVDTDKHAATMTKGTMGVFQGSYSYLLQDEYGQVVEPHSISAGLDYPGIGPEHSHLKYTGRAEYVPITDQEALDALQLLSRTEGIIPALESAHAIAETIKRAPQMSKDQVIVVSLSGRGDKDVEAIMKYLGGNVRESH